The following coding sequences are from one Clostridioides difficile ATCC 9689 = DSM 1296 window:
- a CDS encoding cell wall-binding protein Cwp5, with translation MKAPKTILTILTIALTLSSISIIPSYALTEEKLIGNGRYETAVKISQKAYSSSSNVVLVNDNSLADALSATPFAKAKGAPILLTESDKLDDRTEKEIKRLGAKDIYLIGGTAVLNKDIENKLKGNGLNVERINGKDRYETSLILANKLKDIKDIKEVAVVNGEKGLSDAVSVGAPAAQNKMPIILSSPKDGVEAFDKFIRDEKVIKAYVIGGTTSVSRAVEKSLPNAERVSGKDRNETNAKVIEKFYTDTNLSNLYVTKDGSKNENQLIDSLAVGVLAAKNESPVVLVGNKLNTKQRDILSTKKLNTITQVGGNGNEEAFDEIKSLQEKTVFEAKTVEELTDMINIASPNDIINFKPKENTVNEAFRMVTNKPITVNIKGDCSKTLTVDMPNGEVNNYATLVNVIVRNIGEGGFNNHDTITILSVRDKNGRVIENTRNSDIDTLMILASANDTKLINDGYIGKLIDNSSNSDITNNGTIDKKVNQVEDLEAKVDSIEKAIDSISQKVNKIQDILDKLGFLKKFLS, from the coding sequence ATGAAAGCACCAAAAACTATTTTAACAATACTGACAATAGCGCTTACTTTAAGTAGCATTTCTATAATACCATCATATGCACTTACAGAGGAAAAATTAATAGGTAATGGTAGATATGAAACTGCTGTAAAGATAAGTCAAAAGGCATACAGTTCTAGTTCTAATGTAGTGTTAGTTAATGACAATTCATTAGCTGATGCACTTTCAGCCACACCATTTGCAAAGGCTAAAGGAGCACCAATACTTTTGACAGAAAGTGATAAGCTAGATGATAGGACTGAAAAAGAGATAAAACGTCTAGGAGCTAAAGATATTTATTTGATAGGAGGTACTGCTGTACTTAATAAAGATATAGAGAACAAGTTAAAAGGTAATGGACTTAATGTAGAAAGAATTAATGGTAAGGATAGATATGAAACTTCACTGATTTTGGCTAATAAGCTTAAGGATATAAAAGATATTAAGGAAGTTGCTGTAGTAAATGGTGAAAAAGGATTAAGTGATGCTGTTAGCGTTGGAGCACCAGCAGCTCAAAATAAGATGCCTATAATTTTGTCTAGTCCTAAGGACGGAGTAGAAGCATTTGATAAATTTATAAGGGATGAGAAAGTTATAAAAGCATATGTAATTGGAGGTACGACTTCAGTTTCAAGAGCTGTAGAAAAGAGTCTTCCTAATGCAGAAAGAGTGAGTGGGAAAGATAGAAATGAGACTAATGCTAAGGTCATAGAAAAGTTTTACACTGATACAAATTTAAGTAATTTATATGTAACTAAGGATGGTAGTAAAAATGAGAATCAACTAATAGACTCGTTAGCTGTTGGAGTATTGGCTGCAAAAAATGAGTCTCCTGTTGTTTTGGTTGGTAATAAATTAAACACAAAACAAAGGGACATACTTAGTACTAAAAAATTAAATACTATAACACAGGTAGGTGGAAATGGAAATGAAGAAGCTTTTGATGAAATTAAAAGTCTACAAGAAAAAACTGTGTTTGAAGCAAAAACTGTTGAGGAATTAACTGATATGATAAATATAGCAAGTCCTAATGATATTATAAACTTTAAACCAAAAGAGAATACTGTAAATGAAGCTTTTAGAATGGTAACAAATAAACCAATAACTGTGAATATAAAGGGTGATTGTTCAAAGACTCTTACAGTAGATATGCCTAATGGTGAAGTGAATAACTATGCTACTTTGGTAAATGTTATAGTTAGAAATATTGGAGAAGGTGGATTTAATAACCATGATACAATCACTATATTGTCAGTTCGTGACAAAAATGGTAGAGTTATAGAAAATACTAGAAATTCAGATATAGATACGTTGATGATATTAGCTTCTGCTAATGATACAAAATTGATTAATGATGGATATATAGGAAAACTTATAGATAATTCATCTAATAGTGATATAACTAATAATGGTACTATAGATAAAAAAGTTAATCAGGTTGAAGATTTAGAGGCTAAAGTAGATTCAATTGAAAAAGCTATAGATTCTATAAGTCAAAAAGTCAATAAAATACAAGATATACTAGATAAGCTTGGATTTCTAAAGAAATTTCTTAGCTAA
- a CDS encoding cell wall-binding cysteine protease Cwp84 — translation MRKYKLKKLSKLLALLTVCFLIVSTIPVSAENHKTLDGVETAEYSESYLQYLEDVKNGDTAKYNGVIPFPHEMEGTTLRNKGRSSLPSAYKSSVAYNPMDLGLTTPAKNQGSLNTCWSFSGMSTLEAYLKLKGYGTYDLSEEHLRWWATGGKYGWNLDDMSGSSNVTAIGYLTAWAGPKLEKDIPYNLKSEAQGATEPSNMDTAPTQFNVTDVVRLNKDKETVKNAIMQYGSVTSGYAHYSTYFNKDETAYNCTNKRAPLNHAVAIVGWDDNYSKDNFASDVKPESNGAWLVKSSWGEFNSMKGFFWISYEDKTLLTDTDNYAMKSVSKPDSDKKMYQLEYAGLSKIMSNKVTAANVFDFSRDSEKLDSVMFETDSVGAKYEVYYAPVVNGVPQNNSMTKLASGTVSYSGYINVPTNSYSLPKGKGAIVVVIDNTANPNREKSTLAYETNIDAYYLYEAKANLGESYILQNNKFEDINTYSEFSPCNFVIKAITKTSSGQATSGESLTGADRYETAVKVSQKGWTSSQNAVLVNGDAIVDALTATPFTAAIDSPILLTGKDNLDSKTKAELQRLGTKKVYLIGGENSLSKNVQTQLSNMGISVERISGSDRYKTSISLAQKLNSIKSVSQVAVANGVNGLADAISVGAAAADNNMPIILTNEKSELQGADEFLNSSKITKSYIIGGTATLSSNLESKLSNPTRLAGSNRNETNAKIIDKFYPSSDLKYAFVVKDGSKSQGDLIDGLAVGALGAKTDSPVVLVGNKLDESQKNVLKSKKIETPIRVGGNGNENAFNELNTLLGK, via the coding sequence ATGAGAAAGTACAAATTAAAAAAATTGTCAAAGCTACTAGCATTGTTGACAGTTTGCTTTTTAATAGTGTCAACAATACCTGTCTCAGCAGAAAACCATAAAACTCTAGATGGAGTAGAAACTGCAGAGTATTCTGAAAGCTATCTTCAATACCTAGAAGATGTCAAAAATGGAGACACAGCAAAATATAATGGAGTAATACCTTTTCCACATGAAATGGAAGGTACAACACTTCGAAATAAGGGTAGAAGTAGTCTTCCATCAGCATATAAATCAAGTGTAGCATACAACCCAATGGATCTTGGTCTTACTACACCAGCAAAAAATCAAGGAAGTCTTAATACATGCTGGTCTTTTTCAGGTATGTCAACTTTAGAAGCATATCTTAAATTAAAAGGATATGGAACGTATGACTTATCAGAAGAACATTTAAGATGGTGGGCAACTGGTGGAAAATATGGATGGAACTTAGATGATATGTCAGGGAGTTCAAATGTAACAGCTATAGGATATCTGACAGCATGGGCAGGTCCTAAGTTAGAAAAGGACATACCATATAATCTTAAATCTGAGGCACAAGGTGCAACTGAACCTTCAAATATGGATACTGCACCTACTCAATTTAATGTAACAGATGTTGTTCGTCTTAATAAAGATAAGGAAACTGTAAAGAATGCTATAATGCAATATGGTTCAGTGACATCAGGTTATGCACATTATTCAACATATTTTAATAAAGATGAAACAGCATATAACTGTACAAATAAGAGAGCTCCATTAAATCACGCTGTAGCGATAGTAGGATGGGATGATAATTATTCAAAAGATAATTTTGCATCTGATGTAAAACCAGAATCAAATGGAGCATGGTTAGTAAAAAGCAGTTGGGGAGAGTTTAACTCTATGAAAGGATTCTTCTGGATTTCTTATGAAGATAAAACTCTACTAACAGATACAGATAACTATGCAATGAAATCAGTATCAAAACCAGATAGTGATAAAAAAATGTACCAACTTGAATATGCTGGTCTTAGCAAGATAATGTCAAATAAAGTAACAGCAGCAAATGTATTTGATTTTAGCAGAGACTCTGAAAAACTTGATTCTGTTATGTTTGAAACAGACTCTGTAGGAGCAAAATATGAAGTATATTATGCACCAGTGGTAAATGGAGTTCCTCAAAACAATTCAATGACAAAACTTGCAAGTGGAACAGTATCATATTCTGGATACATAAATGTACCTACTAATTCTTACAGCTTACCAAAAGGTAAAGGAGCAATAGTAGTAGTTATAGACAACACAGCAAATCCTAATAGAGAAAAATCAACTTTAGCATATGAAACTAATATAGATGCATATTATTTATATGAGGCTAAAGCAAACTTAGGTGAAAGCTACATACTTCAAAACAATAAGTTTGAGGATATAAATACATATAGTGAATTTTCTCCTTGTAACTTTGTTATAAAAGCTATAACAAAAACATCTTCTGGACAAGCTACTTCAGGAGAATCTTTAACTGGAGCAGATAGATATGAAACAGCAGTTAAAGTTAGTCAAAAAGGATGGACTTCTTCACAAAATGCAGTATTAGTAAATGGAGACGCAATAGTGGATGCTTTAACAGCTACACCATTTACAGCAGCAATCGACTCTCCAATTCTTTTGACAGGAAAAGATAACTTAGATTCAAAAACTAAGGCAGAGTTACAAAGATTAGGAACTAAAAAAGTTTATCTAATAGGTGGAGAAAATTCTTTAAGCAAGAATGTACAAACTCAACTTAGTAATATGGGTATATCAGTAGAAAGAATTTCAGGTAGTGATAGATACAAGACTAGTATATCTCTAGCTCAAAAGTTAAATAGTATAAAATCTGTTTCACAAGTTGCAGTGGCAAATGGTGTAAATGGACTTGCAGATGCAATAAGTGTTGGTGCAGCAGCTGCTGATAACAATATGCCAATAATACTTACTAATGAAAAAAGTGAGTTGCAAGGTGCTGATGAGTTTTTAAATTCATCAAAAATAACTAAGTCTTATATAATTGGTGGAACAGCTACTTTATCATCAAATTTAGAAAGTAAGCTTTCAAATCCAACAAGACTTGCAGGAAGTAATAGAAATGAAACTAATGCTAAGATAATAGATAAATTCTATCCTAGCTCAGATTTGAAATATGCTTTTGTTGTTAAAGATGGTTCAAAGAGTCAAGGAGACTTGATAGATGGACTAGCAGTAGGAGCATTAGGTGCTAAAACTGATTCACCAGTAGTTCTAGTTGGAAATAAGTTAGATGAAAGTCAAAAAAATGTACTTAAGTCTAAGAAAATAGAAACTCCTATTAGAGTTGGTGGAAATGGAAATGAAAATGCTTTTAATGAACTAAATACTCTTTTAGGAAAATAG
- a CDS encoding GtrA family protein — translation MILKKYKETILYLFFGAFTTLVNIVSYLFFTRVILFNFMVANALAWILAVLFAYVTNKFFVFESKRIEIKFLFKEFLSFVSFRLLSGVVEMLIMYVMIDLLFVNDVIVKIFTNIVVIVLNYLFSKMIIFKK, via the coding sequence TTGATTTTAAAAAAGTATAAAGAGACAATATTATATTTATTTTTTGGAGCATTTACTACTCTTGTAAATATAGTTTCGTATTTATTTTTTACTAGAGTTATTTTATTTAATTTTATGGTTGCAAATGCTTTGGCATGGATACTTGCTGTTTTATTTGCTTATGTTACTAATAAGTTTTTTGTGTTTGAAAGTAAAAGAATTGAAATAAAGTTCTTATTTAAGGAATTTTTGTCTTTTGTTAGTTTTAGGCTACTTTCTGGTGTCGTTGAAATGTTAATTATGTATGTAATGATTGATTTGCTTTTTGTAAATGATGTTATTGTAAAAATATTTACTAATATAGTTGTTATAGTTTTAAATTACTTGTTTAGCAAGATGATAATTTTTAAAAAATAA
- a CDS encoding cell wall-binding repeat-containing protein codes for MKISKKIVSLLTITFLTIMLYGNTSNASTKDTLTGSGRWETAIKISQAGWTKSESAVLVNDNSIADALSATPFAKAKDVPILLTQSNKLDSRTKAELKRLGVKNVYLIGGSIALSSEIEKQLNAENISFERISGNSRYDTSLKLAEKLDREKSISKIVVVNGEKGLADAVSVGAIAAQENMPIILSDSENGTEVADNFIDSKDIEKSYVIGGTYSISNSVERSLPNATRIAGSSRSETNAKIIEEFYKDTDIKNIYVTKDGTRSKHDLIDSLAVGVLASKNGSPILLAGNKLDSSQKDVLNTKIIDKVIQIGGLGNENVVEDVIDMQEETKYTVETIDELNVAIKKSDANDIIRFKPEKDKNITNSFKIETNKAITIEFDGIYKQSITIDMPNGDIKNFGDIDNDLVINNIKNETLVNEGSIQGIDVYDENGCKIENEDSGEIWLITILKNSKDVYILNRGEITKISNNSSSVTIKNSGNINTISGSEEPSISGKKPITNDTDKDEDKKARGLYPKVESCIPALKDYVRITISTKPESSKYKIYYRVVDEKPSAKYVGEKISTKGWSMVTISNQSFIERAKDGSYIEAVEIDTSNNEVSRWGKSSITDDGI; via the coding sequence ATGAAAATATCAAAAAAGATAGTGTCCTTGTTAACTATAACATTTTTAACTATTATGTTATATGGAAATACATCTAATGCATCTACAAAAGATACATTAACAGGTTCTGGAAGATGGGAAACAGCAATAAAAATAAGTCAAGCTGGATGGACAAAGTCTGAAAGTGCTGTATTAGTAAATGATAATTCAATAGCAGATGCTTTATCAGCTACTCCATTTGCAAAGGCAAAAGATGTACCAATATTATTAACTCAAAGTAATAAATTGGATAGTAGAACAAAAGCAGAATTAAAAAGACTTGGTGTGAAAAATGTATATTTAATAGGTGGTTCAATTGCATTAAGTTCAGAGATTGAAAAGCAGTTAAATGCAGAAAATATAAGTTTTGAAAGAATATCTGGAAATAGTAGATATGATACTTCTTTAAAATTAGCTGAAAAGCTAGATAGGGAAAAATCTATATCTAAAATAGTAGTAGTAAATGGAGAAAAGGGTCTTGCTGATGCAGTGAGTGTTGGAGCTATAGCTGCTCAAGAAAACATGCCAATAATACTTTCTGATTCAGAGAATGGAACTGAAGTAGCTGATAATTTTATAGATAGTAAAGATATAGAAAAATCGTATGTAATAGGTGGTACATATTCTATTTCTAATTCTGTAGAAAGAAGTTTACCAAATGCAACAAGAATAGCAGGTAGTAGTAGAAGTGAGACAAATGCAAAAATTATAGAAGAATTTTACAAAGATACTGATATAAAAAATATTTATGTAACAAAGGATGGTACAAGGAGTAAGCATGATTTAATAGATTCTTTAGCTGTGGGTGTATTAGCTTCTAAAAATGGTTCTCCAATACTTTTAGCAGGAAATAAGCTAGATAGTTCTCAAAAAGATGTGTTAAACACTAAAATTATAGATAAAGTTATTCAAATTGGCGGATTGGGTAATGAAAATGTTGTAGAAGATGTAATAGATATGCAAGAAGAAACTAAGTATACTGTTGAAACTATTGATGAACTTAATGTTGCTATAAAAAAATCAGATGCAAATGACATCATAAGATTTAAGCCAGAAAAAGATAAAAATATAACTAATTCTTTTAAAATAGAAACAAATAAAGCTATAACTATTGAATTTGATGGTATATATAAACAATCAATAACTATAGATATGCCAAATGGAGATATAAAAAACTTTGGGGACATAGATAATGATCTAGTAATAAATAATATAAAAAATGAGACTTTAGTTAACGAAGGAAGTATACAAGGGATAGATGTTTATGATGAGAATGGATGTAAAATAGAGAATGAGGATTCTGGAGAAATATGGCTTATAACGATACTTAAAAATTCAAAAGATGTATATATTTTGAATCGTGGAGAAATAACTAAAATATCTAATAATTCTTCTAGTGTAACAATAAAAAATTCAGGTAATATTAATACTATAAGTGGAAGTGAAGAACCATCAATAAGTGGTAAAAAACCTATAACTAATGATACAGATAAAGATGAAGATAAAAAGGCACGTGGTTTATATCCTAAAGTAGAATCTTGTATACCTGCTTTAAAAGATTATGTAAGAATAACTATATCAACAAAACCAGAGAGTTCAAAGTATAAAATTTATTATAGAGTAGTTGATGAAAAACCATCTGCGAAATATGTTGGAGAAAAAATTAGTACTAAAGGTTGGAGTATGGTTACAATATCAAATCAATCTTTTATTGAAAGAGCCAAAGATGGATCATATATAGAAGCAGTAGAAATAGATACCTCAAATAATGAAGTTTCACGATGGGGAAAATCTAGCATTACAGATGATGGAATTTAG
- a CDS encoding PIG-L family deacetylase — protein sequence MVDATLFFTPHQDDETLSMGSAIIEHVEKSDTHVILCTDGSKSIIRKVLDDGGSCSYHIKDVHKYSLSENEFSKDRDEEFKDSCEAMGVKESNIHIEDNRAHDGELSKEKAREIILKYLEEYPDAKVKTVTPFKASGIHEDHRALGEAALELYKEGKIKDLRFYVEPYDYKDFKKVNPNVEVWKVLPSQEEKLLSAMNAYKKWNPESGHYAIGYHSVKSHFDELATNKIQYVHAP from the coding sequence GTGGTAGATGCAACTTTATTTTTTACACCACATCAAGATGATGAAACCTTAAGTATGGGAAGTGCTATAATTGAACATGTTGAAAAAAGTGATACACATGTCATATTATGTACAGATGGTAGTAAATCTATAATAAGAAAAGTTTTGGATGATGGAGGGTCATGTTCTTATCATATTAAAGATGTTCATAAATACTCTTTATCAGAAAATGAATTTTCAAAAGATAGAGATGAAGAATTTAAGGATAGCTGTGAAGCAATGGGTGTAAAAGAAAGTAATATACATATAGAAGATAATAGAGCACATGATGGTGAGTTAAGTAAAGAAAAGGCAAGGGAAATAATACTTAAGTACTTAGAAGAATATCCAGATGCAAAAGTAAAAACTGTTACTCCGTTTAAAGCTAGTGGAATACATGAAGACCATAGGGCATTAGGAGAAGCTGCACTAGAGTTATATAAAGAAGGCAAAATAAAAGATTTAAGATTTTATGTAGAACCATATGACTATAAGGATTTTAAAAAAGTTAATCCAAATGTAGAGGTATGGAAGGTATTACCTAGTCAAGAAGAGAAATTATTAAGTGCAATGAATGCATATAAAAAATGGAATCCTGAAAGTGGACATTATGCTATAGGATACCATTCAGTAAAATCTCATTTTGATGAGCTAGCTACAAATAAAATACAGTATGTACATGCTCCATAA
- a CDS encoding cell wall-binding protein Cwp2 encodes MNKKNLSVIMAAAMISTSVAPVFAAETTQVKKETITKKEATELVSKVRGLMSQKYTGGSQVGQPIYEIKVGETLSKLKIITNIDELEKLVNALGENKELIVTITDKGHITNSANEVVAEATEKYENSADLSAEANSITEKAKTETNGIYKVADVKASYDSAKDKLVITLRDKTETVTSKTIYVGIGDEKVDLTANPVDSTGTNLDPSAEGFRVNKIDKLGVAGAKNIDDVQLAEITIKNSDLNTVSPQDLYDGYRLTVKGNMVANGTSKSISDISAKDSETGKYKFTIKYTDASGKATELTVESTNEKDLKDAKAALEGNSKVKLIAGDDRYATAVAIAKQTKYTDNIVIVNSNKLVDGLAATPLAQSKKAPILLASDNEIPKVTLDYIKDIIKKSPSAKIYIVGGESAVSNTAKKQLESVTKNVERLAGDDRHMTSVAVAKAMGSFKDAFVVGAKGEADAMSIAAKAAELKAPIIVNGWNDLSADAIKLMDGKEIGIVGGSNNVSSQIENQLADIDKDRKVQRVEGETRHDTNAKVIETYYGKLDKLYIAKDGYGNNGMLVDALAAGPLAAGKGPILLAKTDITDSQKNALSKKLNLGAEVTQIGNGVELTVIQKIAKILGW; translated from the coding sequence ATGAATAAAAAAAATCTTTCTGTAATTATGGCTGCTGCAATGATAAGTACATCAGTAGCTCCAGTTTTTGCTGCAGAAACTACACAGGTAAAAAAAGAAACAATAACTAAGAAAGAGGCTACAGAATTAGTTTCGAAAGTTAGAGGTTTAATGTCTCAAAAGTATACAGGAGGTTCTCAAGTTGGACAACCAATATATGAAATAAAAGTTGGTGAGACTTTATCAAAATTAAAAATAATAACTAATATAGATGAATTAGAAAAATTAGTAAATGCTTTGGGAGAAAATAAAGAACTTATTGTAACTATAACAGATAAAGGGCATATAACAAATAGTGCAAATGAAGTAGTTGCAGAAGCAACTGAAAAATATGAAAATTCAGCAGACCTTTCCGCTGAAGCTAATTCTATAACAGAAAAAGCTAAAACTGAAACCAATGGAATTTATAAAGTTGCAGATGTAAAAGCTTCATATGATAGTGCTAAAGATAAGTTAGTTATAACTTTAAGAGATAAAACAGAAACAGTAACTTCTAAAACTATATATGTAGGTATTGGTGATGAAAAAGTTGATTTAACAGCAAATCCAGTTGATTCAACTGGAACAAATTTAGACCCTTCTGCAGAAGGATTTAGAGTAAATAAAATCGATAAACTAGGTGTAGCAGGAGCTAAAAATATTGATGATGTCCAATTGGCCGAAATAACTATAAAAAATAGTGACCTAAATACAGTTTCACCACAAGATTTATATGATGGATATAGATTGACTGTTAAAGGTAATATGGTAGCAAATGGTACATCAAAGTCAATTAGTGATATTTCAGCAAAAGATTCAGAAACAGGAAAATATAAATTTACTATTAAGTATACTGATGCATCTGGAAAAGCAACAGAGCTTACTGTAGAAAGTACTAATGAAAAAGATTTAAAAGATGCCAAAGCTGCATTAGAAGGTAATTCAAAGGTTAAATTGATAGCTGGAGATGATAGATATGCAACTGCAGTGGCTATAGCAAAACAAACAAAATATACTGACAATATAGTTATAGTTAATTCAAATAAACTAGTTGATGGATTAGCAGCTACACCACTTGCTCAATCTAAAAAAGCACCTATATTATTAGCATCCGATAATGAAATACCAAAAGTAACTTTAGATTATATAAAAGATATAATTAAGAAAAGCCCATCAGCTAAAATATATATAGTAGGTGGAGAATCAGCAGTATCAAATACAGCTAAAAAGCAATTAGAATCAGTAACTAAGAATGTTGAAAGACTAGCTGGAGATGATAGACATATGACTTCTGTAGCAGTAGCAAAAGCTATGGGGTCTTTTAAAGATGCATTTGTAGTAGGTGCGAAAGGGGAGGCTGATGCTATGAGTATAGCTGCCAAAGCTGCTGAACTTAAGGCTCCTATAATAGTAAATGGCTGGAATGATCTTTCAGCAGACGCTATCAAATTGATGGATGGAAAAGAGATTGGTATAGTTGGTGGTTCTAACAATGTATCTAGTCAAATTGAAAATCAACTTGCTGATATTGATAAAGATAGAAAAGTTCAAAGAGTTGAAGGAGAAACAAGACATGATACCAATGCTAAGGTTATAGAAACATATTATGGCAAGCTAGATAAACTATATATAGCAAAAGATGGATATGGAAATAATGGTATGCTAGTAGATGCATTAGCAGCAGGACCTCTAGCAGCAGGTAAAGGTCCAATACTTCTAGCTAAAACTGATATAACAGACTCACAAAAGAATGCACTTAGTAAAAAATTAAATCTTGGTGCAGAAGTAACTCAAATAGGTAATGGAGTTGAATTGACAGTAATACAAAAGATAGCTAAAATACTAGGTTGGTAA